A portion of the Lolium rigidum isolate FL_2022 chromosome 1, APGP_CSIRO_Lrig_0.1, whole genome shotgun sequence genome contains these proteins:
- the LOC124690989 gene encoding NAC domain-containing protein 35-like, with protein MTRSRPTTTMGGSVPDHHQQHGGGGEVDGVQLQQHGEHVETVMPGFRFHPTEEELIEFYLRRKVDGKRFNIELIASVDLYRYDPWDLPALASIGDKEWFFYVPRDRKYRNGDRPNRVTPSGYWKATGADRMVRVVEGNRSIGLKKTLVFYVGKAPKGLRSSWIMNEYRLPHGETERYQKEISLCRVYKRPGIDDNFHLIGTTTRSSGSKATTTKHTTTGHRAAAAAAHRRQPPMFVDGGSHQSSSALKSYNTHATRGTNMSLSAAMAGATPPSVMFRSTASSLSSITSTEEDGTSLYHHLKGPNNPAAMHLPSSTHASLLNTSSSAMATIPIDELSRAIGTYTHAASPNQPTPPFQGPLLNFPSLEKIWDWNPLLESPKVSTSFK; from the exons ATGACTCGATCAAGGCCGACGACCACCATGGGCGGATCGGTACCAGACCACCACCAGCagcacggtggcggcggcgaagtCGACGGCGTGCAGCTGCAGCAGCACGGCGAGCACGTGGAGACGGTGATGCCCGGGTTCCGGTTCCACCCGACGGAGGAGGAGCTGATCGAGTTCTACCTCCGTCGCAAGGTGGACGGCAAGCGCTTCAACATCGAGCTCATCGCCTCCGTCGACCTTTACCGCTACGACCCATGGGATCTCCCCG CTCTAGCGTCGATTGGGGACAAGGAGTGGTTCTTCTACGTGCCTCGGGACCGCAAGTACCGGAACGGCGACCGGCCGAACCGAGTGACGCCGTCGGGGTACTGGAAGGCGACGGGGGCGGACAGGATGGTGCGCGTTGTGGAAGGCAACCGCTCCATCGGCCTCAAGAAGACACTCGTCTTCTACGTGGGGAAGGCGCCCAAGGGACTCCGCAGCAGCTGGATCATGAACGAGTATCGCCTCCCACACGGCGAAACCGAACGATACCAGAAG GAAATTTCACTCTGCCGGGTCTATAAACGCCCAGGGATCGACGACAACTTCCACCTCATCGGCACAACAACACGATCGTCCGGCTCAAAGGCCACAACAACGAAGCACACCACAACAGGACATAGGgctgcggcagcggcggcgcaccGCCGCCAGCCGCCAATGTTCGTGGACGGCGGCAGCCACCAGTCATCATCCGCTCTCAAGTCATACAACACTCACGCTACCCGAGGGACGAACATGTCCCTGTCTGCAGCAATGGCAGGGGCGACACCACCGTCAGTAATGTTCCGGTCGAcggcttcctccctgagttccatCACGTCGACGGAGGAGGACGGAACGTCACTCTACCACCACCTCAAGGGACCAAACAACCCAGCAGCAATGCATCTGCCTTCTTCCACGCACGCTTCCCTGCTCAACACAAGCTCCTCGGCAATGGCAACCATCCCAATCGACGAGCTGAGTAGGGCGATCGGAACTTACACCCATGCTGCAAGCCCTAACCAGCCGACGCCGCCATTTCAAGGCCCATTGCTTAACTTCCCTAGCTTGGAGAAGATATGGGATTGGAACCCTCTACTAGAATCTCCCAAGGTTTCCACAAGCTTCAAATAA